The proteins below come from a single Plantactinospora sp. KBS50 genomic window:
- a CDS encoding GH116 family glycosyl-hydrolase, translated as MRVLGPDAGVAAFPLGGIGTGNVSVGARGDLRDWELANRPAKGTRLPFTFFAIRAARPGAAAVTRVLESGLPGPHEGDQGYDAGRLAGLPRLASSRMRGEYPLLTIDFADPELGVDVSLTAFTPLVPLDADASGIPGAVLRYTVGNPGPEPVDVTVVGSLANPVGVTGWNVFHFPEYAGNPRNTWIDGPGLRGIEFGSDLDPTDHRSGTVALATTDPATTAKPQWLSGLWQDGVQVFWDDLCADGRLEPETVTTLDPPPHPDWFPRLRVGSLGIVHEVAPGASATFEFVLTWHFPNRPRAWQGNIGLDDAGAGETVRNHYATAYPDAWAVARDLTARLPRLEADTRAFHAALFGSDLPREVLDAVSATLVAVRSTTCFRLAGGRFAAWEGSFARSGSCEGTCTHVWNYAQTVAYLFPELERDARRTEFVRETRPDGRMNFRANSVFDNAPWDFHPAVDGQLGAIVRLYREWRFSADDALLRDCWPGARRALEYAFTRWDSDGDGVLDSEQHNTYDIEFHGPNSLANSMFLAALRAGAALADAAGEPATARRWREAAARGGARMDELLFNGEYYDQRLADPDAHRYQYGTGCLSDQLFGQTLAHLTGLGHLLPAAHVRSAVAAVYRHNFRPSLRNHHSVQRTYALGGEAGLVLCSWPRGGRPRIPFVYSDEVWSGIEYQVATHLIYEGQVQEGLTLVRAVRDRHDGVRRNPWNEVECGNHYARSMASWGVLVALTGADYHAPDRRLALRPRVSRAPFSTGTGWGEFRLTPDGVDIHLYGGRLDLDELTVTHPRHGRLSAHALRLRPGHPYRVTAPAPAAQEEPR; from the coding sequence ATGAGGGTGCTCGGTCCCGACGCCGGCGTCGCCGCGTTCCCGCTGGGCGGCATCGGCACCGGCAACGTGTCCGTCGGCGCCCGCGGCGACCTGCGGGACTGGGAGCTGGCGAACCGCCCGGCCAAGGGCACCCGGCTGCCCTTCACCTTCTTCGCCATCCGGGCCGCCCGCCCGGGCGCGGCGGCGGTGACCCGGGTGCTGGAGTCGGGACTGCCCGGACCGCACGAGGGCGACCAGGGCTACGACGCCGGCCGGCTGGCCGGGCTGCCCCGGCTGGCCAGCAGCCGGATGCGCGGCGAATATCCGCTGCTCACGATCGACTTCGCGGACCCCGAGCTGGGGGTCGACGTGTCGCTGACCGCGTTCACCCCGCTGGTCCCGCTGGACGCGGACGCCTCGGGGATCCCCGGGGCGGTGCTGCGGTACACCGTCGGCAACCCCGGCCCCGAACCGGTCGACGTGACGGTCGTCGGCTCGCTGGCCAACCCGGTCGGCGTCACCGGCTGGAACGTGTTCCACTTCCCCGAGTACGCGGGCAACCCGCGCAACACCTGGATCGACGGTCCGGGGCTGCGCGGCATCGAGTTCGGCAGCGACCTGGACCCCACCGACCACCGGTCCGGCACCGTCGCGCTGGCCACCACCGACCCGGCGACCACGGCCAAGCCGCAGTGGCTGTCCGGGCTGTGGCAGGACGGCGTACAGGTGTTCTGGGACGACCTGTGCGCCGACGGCCGGCTCGAACCGGAGACCGTGACCACCCTGGACCCGCCGCCGCACCCGGACTGGTTCCCCCGGCTGCGGGTCGGGTCGCTGGGCATCGTCCACGAAGTCGCCCCCGGCGCCAGCGCCACCTTCGAGTTCGTGCTGACCTGGCACTTCCCGAACCGGCCGCGGGCCTGGCAGGGCAACATCGGGCTGGATGACGCCGGCGCCGGCGAGACCGTGCGCAACCACTACGCCACGGCATACCCGGACGCCTGGGCGGTGGCCCGCGACCTGACCGCCCGGCTGCCCCGGCTGGAGGCCGACACCCGGGCCTTCCACGCCGCGCTGTTCGGCAGCGACCTGCCGCGCGAGGTGCTCGACGCGGTCAGCGCCACCCTGGTCGCGGTCCGCAGCACCACCTGCTTCCGGCTGGCCGGCGGCCGGTTCGCCGCCTGGGAGGGCAGCTTCGCCCGGTCCGGTAGCTGCGAGGGCACCTGCACGCACGTCTGGAACTACGCCCAGACGGTCGCGTACCTCTTCCCCGAGTTGGAGCGCGACGCGCGGCGCACCGAGTTCGTCCGGGAGACCCGGCCCGACGGCCGGATGAACTTCCGGGCCAACAGCGTCTTCGACAACGCGCCCTGGGACTTCCATCCCGCCGTCGACGGGCAGCTCGGCGCGATCGTCCGGCTCTACCGGGAGTGGCGGTTCAGCGCCGACGACGCCCTGCTGCGCGACTGCTGGCCCGGCGCCCGGCGGGCGCTGGAGTACGCGTTCACCCGGTGGGACAGCGACGGCGACGGCGTGCTCGACAGCGAGCAGCACAACACCTACGACATCGAGTTCCACGGACCCAACTCGCTGGCCAACTCGATGTTCCTCGCCGCCCTGCGCGCCGGGGCGGCGCTGGCCGACGCGGCCGGCGAGCCCGCGACCGCGCGGCGCTGGCGGGAGGCCGCCGCGCGCGGCGGCGCGCGGATGGACGAGCTGCTGTTCAACGGCGAGTACTACGACCAGCGGCTGGCCGACCCGGACGCGCACCGCTACCAGTACGGCACCGGCTGCCTCAGCGACCAGCTTTTCGGGCAGACCCTGGCCCACCTCACCGGCCTGGGCCACCTGCTGCCGGCCGCGCACGTGCGCAGCGCGGTCGCGGCCGTGTACCGGCACAACTTCCGGCCCAGCCTGCGCAACCACCACAGCGTGCAGCGCACGTACGCGCTGGGCGGCGAGGCCGGGCTGGTGCTCTGCTCCTGGCCGCGCGGCGGCCGGCCGCGGATCCCGTTCGTGTACAGCGACGAGGTCTGGAGCGGCATCGAGTACCAGGTGGCCACCCACCTCATCTACGAGGGCCAGGTGCAGGAGGGGCTGACCCTCGTGCGCGCCGTGCGGGACCGGCACGACGGCGTCCGCCGCAACCCGTGGAACGAGGTGGAGTGCGGCAACCACTACGCCCGCTCGATGGCCAGTTGGGGCGTGCTGGTCGCGCTCACCGGCGCCGACTACCACGCCCCGGACCGGCGGCTGGCCCTGCGGCCCCGGGTGTCCCGGGCGCCGTTCAGCACCGGCACCGGCTGGGGAGAGTTCCGGCTCACCCCCGACGGCGTCGACATCCACCTGTACGGCGGCCGGCTCGACCTCGACGAGCTGACCGTCACCCATCCCCGGCACGGGCGGCTGAGCGCCCACGCGCTCCGGCTGCGTCCCGGCCACCCGTACCGCGTCACCGCACCCGCACCCGCTGCTCAGGAGGAACCCCGATGA
- a CDS encoding FGGY-family carbohydrate kinase yields MLSDTAVVGIDIGTSSSKGVLVSPDGAVLATAVRRHAVDRPAPGQVEIDGERCWAEAADILRELTRAGDHRIVAVGVSGMGPCVLVTDEHGRPLRPAILYGVDTRAGAQIARLTAELGGAERIRQRCGSALSTQSAGPKLAWLSEHEPAVFARARRFFQPSSWLGWRLTGAYYVDHHSASQCTPLYDAGARSWYRPWADLIAPDLELPPLCWPGEVVGTVTPAAAAQTGLPAGIPVIAGTVDAWSEAVSVGAHRVGDLMLMYGTTMFLINTVTAPLTAPTLWGTVGALPGTRNLAGGMATSGAITGWLAELFGTDDYPALLELAEASGPGAGGLLMLPYFAGERTPVADPDARGVIAGLTLSHTRGDLYRAALEATAYGVRHNVAAIEAAGGPVDRVVAVGGGTQGGLWTQIVSDVTGLEQAIPARTVGASLGAAFFAASAVEPVDIDEWNPIVATRKPRPELRDRYDRLYQHYLRLYPATTPVTHALAAYQQEAYQQEAYRHEVDRHGADRHGADRREAAAR; encoded by the coding sequence ATGCTCAGCGATACCGCGGTCGTCGGCATCGACATCGGAACCTCCAGCAGCAAGGGCGTGTTGGTTTCACCCGACGGGGCGGTCCTGGCGACGGCGGTACGCCGGCACGCGGTGGACCGGCCGGCGCCCGGCCAGGTCGAGATCGACGGCGAGCGGTGCTGGGCCGAGGCTGCGGACATCCTGCGCGAGCTGACCCGGGCCGGCGACCACCGGATCGTGGCGGTCGGGGTCAGCGGCATGGGCCCGTGCGTGCTGGTCACCGACGAGCACGGCCGGCCGCTGCGACCCGCCATCCTGTACGGCGTCGACACCCGGGCCGGCGCGCAGATCGCCCGGCTGACCGCCGAACTCGGCGGGGCCGAGCGGATCCGCCAGCGCTGCGGGTCGGCGCTGTCCACCCAGTCGGCCGGGCCCAAGCTCGCCTGGCTGTCCGAGCACGAACCGGCCGTCTTCGCCCGAGCCCGCCGGTTCTTCCAGCCGAGTTCCTGGCTGGGCTGGCGGCTGACCGGCGCGTACTACGTCGACCACCACTCGGCCAGCCAGTGCACACCGCTGTACGACGCCGGCGCCCGGTCCTGGTACCGGCCCTGGGCCGATCTGATCGCGCCGGACCTGGAACTGCCGCCGCTGTGCTGGCCCGGCGAGGTCGTCGGGACGGTGACCCCCGCGGCGGCGGCGCAGACCGGGCTGCCGGCCGGGATCCCGGTGATCGCCGGCACCGTGGACGCCTGGTCCGAGGCGGTGAGCGTCGGCGCCCACCGGGTCGGCGACCTGATGCTGATGTACGGCACCACGATGTTCCTGATCAACACCGTGACGGCGCCGCTGACCGCCCCCACCCTGTGGGGAACCGTGGGCGCGCTGCCCGGCACCCGGAACCTGGCCGGCGGGATGGCGACCTCGGGCGCCATCACCGGCTGGCTGGCCGAGCTGTTCGGCACCGACGACTACCCGGCGCTGCTGGAACTGGCCGAGGCGTCCGGTCCGGGCGCGGGCGGGCTGCTGATGCTGCCCTACTTCGCCGGAGAACGCACCCCGGTCGCCGACCCCGACGCCCGCGGGGTGATCGCCGGCCTCACCCTCAGCCACACCCGCGGCGACCTGTACCGGGCGGCGCTGGAGGCGACCGCGTACGGGGTCCGGCACAACGTGGCCGCGATCGAGGCGGCCGGCGGTCCGGTCGACCGGGTGGTCGCGGTCGGCGGCGGCACGCAGGGCGGCCTGTGGACCCAGATCGTCAGCGACGTGACCGGGCTGGAGCAGGCGATCCCGGCCCGGACCGTGGGGGCGAGCCTCGGCGCGGCGTTCTTCGCCGCCTCCGCCGTCGAGCCGGTGGACATCGACGAGTGGAACCCGATCGTGGCCACCCGCAAGCCGCGACCGGAACTGCGCGACCGCTACGACCGGCTCTACCAGCACTACCTGCGGCTCTACCCGGCCACCACGCCGGTCACCCACGCGCTCGCCGCGTACCAGCAGGAGGCGTACCAGCAGGAGGCGTACCGGCACGAGGTGGACCGGCACGGAGCGGACCGGCACGGAGCGGACCGGCGGGAGGCGGCGGCGCGATGA
- a CDS encoding LacI family DNA-binding transcriptional regulator has translation MPTIYEVAAQAGVSPATVSRVFNGQNVSSEKAKRVRDAARALGFTPNRVARTLRLQHSEVIALVIPDIENPFFTSMARGVEDVAQAAGYSVVLCNTDDDRAKEAKYLDIAVSANMAGVILAAAGEHSDLSALLDRKRPVVAVDRSPHGYDIDAVTVDNRAGGRSATRTLADQGFRRIACITGPHDVETATLRADGWRDAVTTMRMDNPDAYLRYADFRVDGGRKAMRELLELPEPPDAVFVANNLMGVGALQLLAERNVLPPAVGMAIFGDVSIISPTPMAVTVVHLPARHLGVTAAEMLLKRINGDDQPPHTIVLRNQIAPHG, from the coding sequence ATGCCAACGATCTACGAGGTCGCCGCCCAGGCCGGGGTGTCCCCGGCCACGGTGTCGCGCGTGTTCAACGGCCAGAACGTCTCGTCCGAGAAGGCCAAGCGGGTCCGCGACGCGGCCCGCGCGCTGGGCTTCACACCCAACCGGGTGGCCCGCACGCTGCGGCTTCAGCACTCCGAGGTCATCGCGCTGGTGATTCCCGACATCGAGAACCCGTTCTTCACCTCGATGGCCCGCGGGGTCGAGGACGTGGCACAGGCCGCCGGCTACTCGGTGGTGCTGTGCAACACCGACGACGACCGCGCCAAGGAGGCGAAGTACCTGGACATCGCGGTCAGCGCCAACATGGCCGGGGTCATCCTGGCCGCCGCCGGTGAGCACAGCGACCTGAGCGCGCTGCTGGACCGCAAGCGCCCGGTGGTGGCCGTGGACCGCAGCCCGCACGGGTACGACATCGACGCGGTCACCGTGGACAACCGGGCCGGCGGGCGGTCGGCCACCCGGACCCTGGCCGACCAGGGATTCCGGCGCATCGCCTGCATCACCGGCCCGCACGACGTGGAGACCGCGACGCTGCGGGCCGACGGCTGGCGGGACGCGGTCACCACGATGCGGATGGACAACCCCGACGCCTACCTGCGGTACGCCGACTTCCGGGTGGACGGCGGCCGCAAGGCAATGCGTGAGCTGCTGGAACTGCCCGAGCCGCCGGACGCGGTCTTCGTGGCCAACAACCTGATGGGGGTGGGCGCCCTCCAGTTGCTGGCCGAACGCAACGTGCTGCCCCCGGCGGTCGGGATGGCGATCTTCGGCGACGTGTCGATCATCTCGCCGACCCCGATGGCGGTCACGGTGGTGCACCTGCCGGCCCGCCATCTCGGGGTGACCGCCGCGGAGATGCTGCTCAAGCGGATCAACGGCGACGACCAGCCGCCGCACACGATCGTGCTGCGCAACCAGATCGCGCCGCACGGCTGA
- a CDS encoding glycoside hydrolase family 172 protein, with amino-acid sequence MNPGDLGSISRLRRVQTRSISPENFDGSAGGGGRATEGTGASCARDLGPGWKISPSVDIPAGETFDLATIDGPGRISHIWITTHTDNWRTLLLRAYWDGAAQPAVEVPYGDFFCSGWGVFTQVNSQMVAANPHGGFNSYWPMPFQDGARLTLENLSGQPARVYYQITYEIGDDYTGQGYLHAQWRRSNPLEHLTPHTIVEGVQGSGHYVGTYLAWGVNSNGWWGEGEIKFYLDDDDEYPTICGTGTEDYFGGAWNFDVPGRGYTEFSTPYLGMPQVIRPDGLYVSQQRFGMYRWHVPDPIHFATGLRVDIQALGWRSGWRYLPLRDDIASTALFYLDRPTARRPRTPAADDLEVHLGSAAVPDLGAQPPRPPD; translated from the coding sequence GTGAATCCAGGCGACCTCGGTTCGATCTCGCGGCTTCGGCGCGTGCAGACCCGGTCGATCAGCCCCGAGAACTTCGACGGCTCGGCCGGCGGCGGCGGCCGGGCCACCGAGGGCACCGGGGCGTCCTGCGCCCGCGATCTCGGACCCGGTTGGAAGATCTCGCCCAGCGTCGACATCCCGGCCGGGGAGACCTTCGACCTGGCCACCATCGACGGCCCCGGCCGGATCAGCCACATCTGGATCACCACGCACACCGACAACTGGCGGACCCTGCTGCTGCGCGCCTACTGGGACGGCGCGGCGCAACCCGCGGTCGAGGTGCCCTACGGCGACTTCTTCTGCTCCGGCTGGGGCGTCTTCACCCAGGTCAACTCGCAGATGGTGGCCGCCAACCCGCACGGCGGCTTCAACTCGTACTGGCCGATGCCGTTCCAGGACGGCGCCCGGCTGACCCTGGAGAACCTCTCCGGCCAACCGGCCCGGGTCTACTACCAGATCACCTACGAGATCGGCGACGACTACACCGGCCAGGGCTACCTGCACGCGCAGTGGCGGCGCAGCAACCCGCTGGAGCACCTCACCCCGCACACCATCGTCGAGGGCGTGCAGGGCAGTGGCCACTACGTCGGCACGTACCTGGCCTGGGGGGTCAACAGCAACGGCTGGTGGGGCGAGGGCGAGATCAAGTTCTACCTCGACGACGATGACGAGTACCCGACCATCTGCGGCACCGGCACCGAGGACTACTTCGGCGGCGCCTGGAACTTCGACGTCCCCGGCCGGGGATACACCGAGTTCTCCACCCCGTACCTCGGCATGCCGCAGGTGATCCGGCCGGACGGGCTGTACGTGAGCCAGCAGCGGTTCGGGATGTACCGCTGGCACGTGCCCGACCCGATCCACTTCGCCACCGGGCTGCGGGTGGACATCCAGGCGCTGGGCTGGCGGTCGGGCTGGCGCTACCTGCCGCTGCGCGACGACATCGCCTCGACCGCCCTGTTCTACCTCGATCGGCCGACCGCACGCCGTCCGCGTACCCCCGCCGCGGACGACCTGGAGGTACACCTAGGTAGCGCGGCCGTCCCCGATCTGGGCGCCCAACCCCCACGCCCGCCGGACTGA
- a CDS encoding DUF4185 domain-containing protein, whose protein sequence is MTHVLNRATGVLAAGAVGAATVLVAATPAAATSAPTPATVVQKITGPDSPNDTYGRWNVKATDLGIMWDNNAGQVLTLFGDTFGDAWVGPGGGGLGAGDANWRSNVLLRSADTTPDDGMSFDSAVTGADGRAREILPGLHQPDGTGEVTKIPTAGIAVGSRQYVSFMSIRHWGAPGYWDTNYAQLAYSDDNGVTWTTSGTPTWSNPSLTDRFQQQAFARHGGYVYVFATPSGRNNSAYLARVPEAQVLTKSAYQYWNGTSWITDNEAAAAAIVSAPVSELSVRYDSFSGRWLMMYLRGEDIVLRTATSPQGPWGSPQIAASSADHPGLYGGFMHPWSTGGAIYFAMSQWDPYNVYLMKVRIDSSGTIVRPNLVTDPSFERGLLTGGGGWACNGHCGIDNAYWGYSGDRNAFARYNQGWQDVHRTVSVSADTNYRLTGFLRTSANSDNGFFGVRTTGGAVIGEAHFTAVGPWTRFVVDFNSGARTALVVYGGVWTDHGDIWIQLDDIAIVAR, encoded by the coding sequence ATGACGCATGTACTCAACCGCGCCACCGGCGTGCTCGCCGCGGGCGCCGTGGGTGCCGCGACCGTTCTGGTCGCCGCCACCCCGGCCGCCGCGACCAGCGCCCCCACCCCGGCCACCGTGGTCCAGAAGATCACCGGCCCCGACTCGCCCAACGACACCTACGGCCGCTGGAACGTCAAGGCCACCGACCTCGGCATCATGTGGGACAACAACGCCGGGCAGGTGCTCACCCTGTTCGGCGACACCTTCGGGGACGCCTGGGTCGGCCCCGGCGGCGGCGGCCTCGGGGCCGGCGACGCGAACTGGCGGAGCAACGTGCTGCTGCGCTCGGCCGACACCACCCCGGACGACGGCATGAGCTTCGACAGCGCCGTCACCGGCGCCGACGGCCGGGCCCGGGAGATCCTGCCCGGCCTGCACCAGCCGGACGGCACCGGCGAGGTCACCAAGATCCCGACCGCGGGCATCGCCGTGGGCAGCCGGCAGTACGTCTCGTTCATGTCGATCCGCCACTGGGGCGCGCCCGGGTACTGGGACACCAACTACGCGCAGCTCGCGTACTCCGACGACAACGGCGTGACCTGGACCACCAGCGGCACGCCGACCTGGAGCAACCCGTCGTTGACCGACCGGTTCCAGCAGCAGGCGTTCGCCCGGCACGGCGGCTACGTGTACGTCTTCGCCACCCCGAGCGGCCGCAACAACAGCGCGTACCTGGCCCGGGTGCCCGAGGCACAGGTGCTGACCAAGTCCGCCTACCAGTACTGGAACGGCACCTCCTGGATCACCGACAACGAGGCGGCGGCAGCGGCGATCGTCAGCGCGCCGGTCTCCGAGCTCTCGGTGCGGTACGACAGCTTCAGCGGCCGGTGGCTGATGATGTACCTGCGCGGCGAGGACATCGTGCTGCGCACCGCCACCAGCCCGCAGGGCCCGTGGGGCAGTCCGCAGATCGCCGCCAGTTCGGCCGACCACCCGGGCCTGTACGGCGGGTTCATGCACCCGTGGAGCACCGGCGGGGCGATCTATTTCGCGATGTCGCAGTGGGACCCGTACAACGTCTATCTGATGAAGGTGCGGATCGACTCCTCCGGCACCATCGTGCGGCCGAATCTGGTGACCGATCCCAGTTTCGAACGCGGACTGCTGACCGGCGGCGGGGGATGGGCGTGTAACGGACACTGCGGGATCGACAACGCGTACTGGGGTTACTCCGGCGACCGCAATGCCTTTGCCCGTTACAACCAGGGTTGGCAGGACGTGCACCGGACGGTGTCGGTGAGCGCGGACACCAACTACCGGTTGACCGGTTTCCTGCGTACGTCCGCCAACAGCGACAACGGTTTCTTCGGGGTCCGGACCACCGGCGGGGCCGTCATCGGCGAGGCGCATTTCACCGCGGTGGGTCCGTGGACGCGATTCGTCGTGGACTTCAACTCGGGAGCGCGTACGGCGCTCGTCGTGTACGGCGGCGTATGGACCGATCACGGCGATATCTGGATCCAATTGGACGATATCGCCATCGTGGCCCGCTAG
- a CDS encoding VCBS repeat-containing protein: MRRIAMLCALGLVSAGMTTVVATAPAQAACTSIPATADPSVLLIVHRVAKNLVVNDKVLLAGFEAGWVESHMNNLPCGDKSSLGVFQQRWDYGWGTQAQIMDPVYAATQFYSRAITCDRNNPGYSAGQVAQCVQGSGFPDRYDQAVGTARTLLASAARYAASATGSPTDFNGDGRSDIVAFTQGSLADVYVATSTGSSFAGTSVKWSDFFSVGGETALTGDFNGDGKDDIVTFAHGSGTPGSSNAATAGDVYVELSTGTTFCCGAKWHDWFAPAGEIPAVGDVNGDGKDDIITFTHNNLADVYVALSTGTTFTPAQKWHDWFAPTGETPAVADVNGDGKADIITFTQGTTTTADVYVALSTGTTFQPAQKWHDLFSLTGEQPRVGDINGDGKADIVTFTCNPDADVYAATSTGTTFTGTTIKWHDHFCLTGEHPYLGDVNGDGKDDLIVFTQGTTNDVYTALSTGTTFQPSQKWHDYFGLTGETTL, encoded by the coding sequence ATGCGACGAATCGCGATGCTGTGCGCCCTCGGACTGGTGTCGGCCGGCATGACCACCGTGGTGGCCACCGCCCCGGCCCAGGCCGCGTGCACCTCGATCCCGGCCACGGCCGATCCCTCGGTGCTGCTGATCGTGCACCGGGTGGCGAAGAACCTGGTGGTCAACGACAAGGTGTTGCTGGCCGGGTTCGAGGCCGGCTGGGTCGAGTCCCACATGAACAACCTGCCCTGCGGCGACAAGTCGTCGCTCGGGGTGTTCCAGCAGCGCTGGGACTACGGCTGGGGCACCCAGGCGCAGATCATGGACCCGGTCTACGCGGCGACCCAGTTCTACTCCCGGGCCATCACCTGCGACCGGAACAACCCGGGCTACAGCGCCGGCCAGGTCGCCCAGTGCGTCCAGGGGTCCGGCTTCCCGGACCGGTACGACCAGGCCGTCGGCACCGCGCGGACCCTGCTGGCCAGCGCGGCCCGGTACGCCGCCTCGGCCACCGGGTCACCCACCGACTTCAACGGGGACGGCCGGTCGGACATCGTCGCGTTCACCCAGGGCTCGCTGGCCGACGTGTACGTGGCCACCTCCACCGGTTCATCGTTCGCCGGCACCTCGGTGAAGTGGAGCGACTTCTTCTCCGTCGGCGGGGAGACCGCGCTGACCGGTGACTTCAACGGCGACGGCAAGGACGACATCGTCACGTTCGCGCACGGCTCCGGCACGCCCGGCTCGTCCAACGCCGCCACGGCCGGCGACGTCTACGTCGAACTGTCCACCGGCACCACCTTCTGCTGCGGCGCCAAATGGCACGACTGGTTCGCCCCCGCCGGCGAAATCCCCGCCGTCGGCGACGTCAACGGCGACGGCAAAGACGACATCATCACCTTCACCCACAACAACCTCGCCGACGTCTACGTCGCCCTCTCCACCGGCACCACCTTCACCCCCGCCCAAAAATGGCACGACTGGTTCGCCCCCACCGGCGAAACCCCCGCCGTCGCCGACGTCAACGGAGACGGCAAAGCCGACATCATCACCTTCACCCAAGGCACCACCACCACCGCCGACGTCTACGTCGCCCTCTCCACCGGCACCACCTTCCAACCCGCCCAAAAATGGCACGACCTGTTCTCCCTCACCGGCGAACAACCCCGCGTCGGCGACATCAACGGAGACGGCAAAGCCGACATCGTCACCTTCACCTGCAACCCCGACGCCGACGTCTACGCCGCCACCTCCACCGGAACAACCTTCACCGGCACCACCATCAAATGGCACGACCACTTCTGCCTCACCGGCGAACACCCCTACCTCGGCGACGTCAACGGCGACGGCAAAGACGACCTCATCGTCTTCACCCAAGGCACCACCAACGACGTCTACACCGCCCTCTCCACCGGCACCACCTTCCAACCCAGCCAAAAATGGCACGACTACTTCGGCCTCACCGGCGAAACGACCCTTTAG